The sequence GCCGAGCGGGGGCAGGCGTGCGTCGTTGCTCACGTCCCCATCCTGCCGCTCCCGGGCGATTTCCCGGAGTCGACCGGGCAGACTCCATGTTCAGAACAATGTGCAGTTGACGATAGTGTGTGCCGCACAGTAACGTGTGAAGCATGAGCGAGACCGACATCCTCGAGACGCACCTGCAGGAACTGCGGCGCGGCACCATCGTGCTGGCATGCCTGCGGCTGCTCGAGAAGCCGGGCTACGGGTACGGGCTGCTCGAAGAGCTGGGGCGGCGCGGCTTCCCCACCGACGCGAACACCCTCTACCCGCTGCTGCGGCGCCTCGAGAAGCAGGGGTTCCTGACGAGCGAGTGGAACACCGACGAGGCCCGGCCCCGGAAGTTCTACCGAACCAGCGACGCCGGCGTGCAGCTGGCCACCACGCTCACCGACGACTTCCATGCGATCGCCACGGCGATCGACGCACTTCCGGAGGAGAACTGACATGACTGTGAAGACGACCCTGACCGACCGCTATGTCGACGCCGCGATGCGGACCGTTCCCGAGAAACAACGCGACGACCTCGCCGCGGAGCTCCGCGGCTCGATCGAGGATCAGATCGACGCCCGCATCGCCGACGGTGAGCAGAAGGATGCCGCGGAACGCGCGGTGCTGACCGAGCTCGGCGACCCCGACAAGCTCGCGGCGCAGTACACCGACCGACCGCTATGGCTCATCGGTCCGCGGTACTACCTCGAGTGGTGGCGCCTCCTGAAACTCCTGCTCTGGATCGTGCCGGTGTGCGCCGCGTTCGGCGTCTCTCTCGCGATGGCGCTGGGCGGCTCGTCGTTCGGAGAGATCGTCGGCGCGGTCGTGCCGCTGCTCATCGCGATCATCGTGCACCTGACGTTCTGGATCACGCTCGTCTTCGCGATCGTGGAGCGCTCGAACGCGAAGATCCCCGCCATGCCCTCGGTGACCGTGGCCACCCCGGGCGGGCGCAACCGGCTCACGGCGCGAGGGTTCATGGAGGAATGGACCCCCGACATGCTCCCCGAGCCCCGTCCGCGCGGCGTGGGCTTCGGAGACATGGTGGCCTCGCTCGTGTTCCTCGCGATCATGGTCGGGGTCGTGCTGTGGGACCAGTTCGTCGGATTCATCCCGTCAGAGCCGGGGCTGTCGTTCCTCGATCCTGGGCTCTGGCCGTGGTGGATCACCGGCCTGTTCGTGGTCATGGCGCTCGAGGCGGCACTGGCGGTGGTCGTCTACGCCGTCGGGCGCTGGACCATCGCGCTCGCCGTGGTCAACGGCATCCTCAATCTCGTCATCATGGTGCCTGCGCTGTGGCTGCTGTTCGAAGGCCGCCTGATCAACCCGGCGTACTTCCCGACCATCCTCGGCGGCGACGGTGCCCAGGTGGAGGCCATCGTCTCGGTGGCCGCCGGTTTCGTGATCGTCGGGGTGGCGGCGTGGGACACCGTGGACGCGGCGCTCAAGGCCGTGCGGGACCGCCGAGAGTGACGGCTCGTCCGTCACGGTGCGGGACCGAGCCGACCGTCTTCCGCCGCCCATAGGCTTTCCCCATGCCTCTTCTCGACACTCCCGTTCGCCTGGGCGTGCAGCTGCAGCCCCAGCATGCCCCGTACGCCGCGTTCCGCGATGCCGTCCGCCGCCTGGAAGACATGGGCGTAGACATCCTCTTCAACTGGGACCACTTCTTCCCGCTGTCGGGCGACCCCGACGGACTCCACTTCGAGTCGTGGACGATGCTCGCCGCGTGGGCGGAGCAGACGGAGCGGGTCGAGTTCGGGGCGCTGGTCAACTGCAACAGCTACCGCAACCCCGACCTGCAGGCCGACATGGCCCGTACCGTGGACCACATCTCGGCGAAGGGCGGCGCCGAGGGCCGCTTCATCTTCGCGACCGGCGCCGGATGGTTCGCGCGGGACTACGAGGAGTACGGCTACGAGTTCGGCACCGCGGGCTCGCGCCTGGACGACCTCGCGACCGGCCTCGAGCGCATCGAGGCGCGGTGGGCGAGGCTCAACCCCACCCCGACGCGCGAGATCCCGGTCATGATCGGCGGCAAGGGCGAGCAGAAGACGCT comes from Microbacterium cremeum and encodes:
- a CDS encoding PadR family transcriptional regulator, with the protein product MSETDILETHLQELRRGTIVLACLRLLEKPGYGYGLLEELGRRGFPTDANTLYPLLRRLEKQGFLTSEWNTDEARPRKFYRTSDAGVQLATTLTDDFHAIATAIDALPEEN
- a CDS encoding permease prefix domain 1-containing protein, with product MTVKTTLTDRYVDAAMRTVPEKQRDDLAAELRGSIEDQIDARIADGEQKDAAERAVLTELGDPDKLAAQYTDRPLWLIGPRYYLEWWRLLKLLLWIVPVCAAFGVSLAMALGGSSFGEIVGAVVPLLIAIIVHLTFWITLVFAIVERSNAKIPAMPSVTVATPGGRNRLTARGFMEEWTPDMLPEPRPRGVGFGDMVASLVFLAIMVGVVLWDQFVGFIPSEPGLSFLDPGLWPWWITGLFVVMALEAALAVVVYAVGRWTIALAVVNGILNLVIMVPALWLLFEGRLINPAYFPTILGGDGAQVEAIVSVAAGFVIVGVAAWDTVDAALKAVRDRRE
- a CDS encoding LLM class F420-dependent oxidoreductase; its protein translation is MPLLDTPVRLGVQLQPQHAPYAAFRDAVRRLEDMGVDILFNWDHFFPLSGDPDGLHFESWTMLAAWAEQTERVEFGALVNCNSYRNPDLQADMARTVDHISAKGGAEGRFIFATGAGWFARDYEEYGYEFGTAGSRLDDLATGLERIEARWARLNPTPTREIPVMIGGKGEQKTLRLVARHADIWHSFVRPEELPHKLDVIERWAEREQRDTSDLVISNELHQRGEDHADELHAAGVRLFTLAFHGPDWDYDLVARWLRWRDAKNA